A part of Gossypium hirsutum isolate 1008001.06 chromosome A07, Gossypium_hirsutum_v2.1, whole genome shotgun sequence genomic DNA contains:
- the LOC107956400 gene encoding uncharacterized protein gives MELEPAGKARKLEIQELEEIRNDAYENARIYKDKTKLFHDKNIVQKHFSVGQRVLLYNSVLKLFLGKLRSRWQGPFIMTEVFTHGAVEIESEESGKLFTVNGQRLKPFYENFQAHTVEKI, from the coding sequence ATGGAGTTAGAGCCCGCAGGGAAGGCAAGGAAATTGGAAATTCAAGAATTGGAGGAAATTCGCAATGATGCCTATGAGAATGCTCGAATTTATAAAGAcaaaacaaagttgtttcatgacaAAAATATAGTTCAGAAGCATTTCTCGGTAGGACAAAGAGTTTTGCTTTATAACTCCGTATTAAAGCTATTCCTAGGTAAGCTTCGATCTCGGTGGCAAGGACCTTTTATTATGACTGAAGTATTTACGCATGGCGCAGTTGAAATAGAGAGTGAAGAATCAGGAAAGCTGTTCACAGTTAATGGTCAACGGCTGAAGCCATTTTACGAGAATTTCCAAGCCCACACGGTCGAGAAAATTTAG